From the Exiguobacterium aurantiacum genome, one window contains:
- the pheT gene encoding phenylalanine--tRNA ligase subunit beta — protein sequence MLLSKKWLNQYIDVSDLSGQELGDLITKNGIEVESVVSRAEGLSGLVVGHVLACEKHPEADKLNVTTVDIGADSPVQIVCGAPNVAAGQHVIVATVGARLPGLKIKKAKLRGVESQGMICSLEELGFEKKQIREDEQDGIHTFREPVEVGADVIQLLDLDDEVIELGLTPNRSDCLSLYGIIHEVAAILERPYTLPTADVTTDTPNTVSVRLETDNCPYYATRRVDGVTIGDSPQWLKNVLIAEGVRPINNVVDVTNYVMLELGQPLHAFDTAKLGTTIAVRQAHDGEEIITLDDVTRTLDASMMVITDGEQPVAIAGVMGGANTEVDATTSSIILESAYFAPASVRKTSRTLGLRSDSSARFEKGVDPERLQLALDRAAELIVEVSGGTISDIVIAGDKDSAARTIDVSVAYINHRLGMDLEQATIVRILERLGLDVTGDETLTVYVPSRRPDLELPADITEEVARLYGYDSLPSTLPASHSKGYLPKENVLRRRVRRVLQGTGLSQAITYSLTSVGNASRFTGSDLTQVNLAMPMSEERSVLRTSLVPGLLEAARYNTSRQQVNVRLYETGRVYVEQGETLPRETERVAGVLTGLWYDHRSQGTRVPVDYFVAKGIVDTLLHTLRIEATYEAATIADMHPGRTANVLVDGHVIGYVGQVHPGVSKEAYGLKEVYVFELDLDVLNETAQLVYEDVPRFPSISRDLALVLKRDIPAGQVEATIKQAAGPLLIDLALFDVYVGENVGDDEKSIAFSLKYQDPTRTLQDEEVTASYEAILTAVQAAHGAEVRA from the coding sequence CAGCCCGGTTCAAATCGTTTGCGGCGCACCGAACGTCGCGGCCGGACAGCACGTCATCGTGGCGACGGTCGGCGCTCGTCTCCCAGGACTCAAAATCAAAAAAGCGAAATTGCGTGGTGTCGAGTCGCAAGGGATGATTTGCTCGCTCGAGGAACTCGGGTTCGAGAAAAAACAAATTCGCGAAGACGAGCAGGACGGCATTCACACGTTCCGCGAACCGGTCGAAGTCGGTGCGGACGTCATTCAATTGTTAGACCTCGACGATGAAGTGATCGAGCTCGGATTGACACCGAACCGCTCGGATTGCTTGAGCCTATACGGAATAATCCATGAAGTCGCGGCCATCCTCGAGCGTCCGTACACGTTACCGACAGCAGATGTGACGACTGATACACCTAATACGGTCAGTGTGCGTCTCGAGACGGACAACTGCCCGTACTATGCGACACGTCGCGTCGACGGCGTCACGATCGGAGATTCACCACAGTGGTTGAAGAACGTATTGATCGCAGAAGGCGTCCGTCCAATCAATAACGTCGTTGACGTGACGAACTACGTCATGCTCGAGCTCGGTCAACCGCTTCATGCGTTCGATACGGCGAAACTCGGTACGACGATTGCCGTTCGTCAAGCACATGACGGCGAAGAAATCATCACGCTCGATGACGTGACGCGCACGCTCGATGCCTCGATGATGGTCATCACGGACGGCGAACAGCCTGTCGCCATCGCCGGCGTCATGGGTGGAGCGAACACCGAAGTCGATGCGACGACGTCGAGCATCATCCTCGAGTCAGCTTACTTCGCACCGGCATCGGTCCGTAAGACGAGCCGGACACTCGGTTTACGCTCGGATTCGAGTGCCCGCTTCGAAAAAGGAGTCGACCCAGAACGATTGCAATTGGCGCTTGACCGTGCGGCCGAACTCATCGTCGAAGTGAGCGGTGGCACGATCAGCGACATCGTTATCGCCGGGGACAAAGACTCGGCGGCGCGAACGATTGACGTCTCAGTCGCATATATCAACCATCGACTCGGGATGGACCTCGAGCAAGCAACGATCGTCCGCATCTTGGAACGTCTCGGTCTCGATGTGACCGGGGACGAGACGTTGACGGTTTACGTACCGTCACGTCGCCCGGACTTGGAGTTGCCGGCTGACATCACAGAAGAAGTAGCGCGTCTCTACGGCTATGACAGTCTTCCGTCGACACTTCCGGCGTCACACTCGAAAGGGTACCTCCCGAAAGAGAACGTGTTGCGTCGTCGCGTCCGTCGTGTCCTCCAAGGCACAGGGCTGTCGCAAGCCATCACCTACTCGCTCACGAGCGTCGGGAACGCCTCACGCTTCACTGGGTCCGACTTGACGCAAGTGAACTTGGCGATGCCGATGAGTGAAGAACGCTCGGTGCTCCGGACGTCGCTCGTCCCAGGTTTGCTTGAGGCGGCTCGTTACAATACGTCGCGTCAACAAGTGAACGTGCGATTGTATGAGACAGGACGCGTCTATGTCGAGCAAGGCGAGACGTTGCCACGTGAAACCGAGCGCGTCGCCGGCGTATTGACGGGACTCTGGTATGACCATCGTTCACAAGGTACGCGTGTACCGGTCGATTATTTCGTCGCCAAAGGAATCGTCGATACACTGTTGCATACGCTACGCATCGAGGCGACATATGAGGCGGCGACGATTGCGGATATGCATCCGGGCCGGACTGCGAACGTCCTCGTTGACGGACATGTCATCGGCTACGTCGGTCAAGTCCATCCGGGAGTGTCGAAAGAAGCGTACGGTTTGAAAGAAGTGTACGTATTCGAACTCGACTTGGACGTATTGAATGAGACGGCCCAACTCGTCTATGAAGACGTGCCGCGTTTCCCGTCGATCTCACGCGACTTGGCGCTCGTCTTGAAGCGGGACATCCCGGCCGGTCAAGTCGAAGCGACGATCAAACAGGCGGCTGGACCGCTCCTGATCGATCTCGCCTTGTTCGATGTGTATGTCGGCGAGAACGTCGGGGACGATGAGAAATCGATCGCCTTCTCGCTCAAGTATCAAGATCCGACCCGTACCCTTCAAGATGAAGAAGTGACGGCGTCATATGAAGCGATCCTTACGGCCGTTCAAGCGGCCCACGGTGCGGAAGTTCGCGCGTAA
- a CDS encoding PTS transporter subunit IIC, which yields MMEVKQYAMDRMIKISAGMASAVLVTLGVGLLIETIGKMAGIETLVLIGQVAKSLLAPALGAGVAYQLGGNTLILFSSMIAATVGGAALQATESGLVLVPGQPISALIAAAAAVWLGKRVLGKTKFDMMVVPVTAVLGGGIVGVGAAAVTTPLINSISASITASVNTSPIATSLVIALVFSVMLMSPASSAALAIALQLDPVASAAALIGCTAQFVGFTLMAYRQTDPGGLVASFFVTPKVQFPNVVKNPRVVMPPFIAAMISAPIATLVFSLEVPYEIAGLGLNSLIAPLNILAAQGMDAFLIFVGTGVVLPAVITLVLYKVTCLVGWTKFGDLALEVQ from the coding sequence ATGATGGAAGTGAAACAGTACGCAATGGATCGAATGATCAAAATATCAGCAGGAATGGCTAGTGCCGTCCTCGTCACGCTCGGGGTCGGACTCTTGATTGAAACGATTGGGAAGATGGCCGGAATCGAGACACTCGTCTTGATCGGGCAAGTCGCGAAATCATTGCTCGCCCCGGCACTCGGTGCCGGTGTCGCCTATCAGCTCGGCGGCAACACGCTCATTTTGTTCAGTTCGATGATTGCGGCAACCGTCGGTGGTGCCGCGCTCCAAGCGACCGAGAGCGGGCTCGTGCTCGTGCCCGGTCAACCGATCAGCGCCTTGATCGCGGCAGCGGCTGCGGTATGGTTAGGTAAACGTGTCCTCGGGAAAACGAAATTTGATATGATGGTCGTCCCAGTCACGGCCGTCCTCGGGGGCGGCATCGTCGGAGTCGGTGCAGCCGCCGTCACGACGCCACTCATCAACTCGATCAGTGCGAGCATCACCGCTTCGGTCAATACATCGCCAATCGCGACATCGCTCGTCATCGCGCTCGTCTTCAGTGTCATGCTCATGTCTCCGGCTTCATCGGCCGCACTCGCCATCGCGCTCCAGCTCGACCCAGTCGCCAGTGCCGCCGCGTTGATTGGATGTACGGCTCAGTTCGTCGGCTTCACGCTCATGGCATATCGTCAAACAGATCCAGGCGGTTTGGTCGCCTCGTTCTTCGTCACACCGAAAGTGCAGTTCCCGAACGTCGTCAAAAACCCTCGGGTCGTCATGCCACCGTTCATCGCAGCGATGATCAGTGCCCCGATCGCGACGCTCGTCTTCTCACTCGAAGTCCCATACGAGATCGCTGGACTCGGGCTCAACTCGTTGATTGCGCCACTCAACATCCTTGCTGCGCAAGGAATGGACGCGTTCCTCATCTTCGTTGGGACCGGAGTCGTCCTTCCAGCCGTCATCACGCTCGTCTTGTACAAAGTGACATGCCTCGTCGGTTGGACGAAGTTCGGCGACTTGGCTCTTGAAGTTCAATAA
- a CDS encoding alpha/beta fold hydrolase, whose protein sequence is MLHYKTYTLSDDHPWVIFIHGAGGSLSHWYRQIRPFKKKYNVLLLDLRGHGGSYNAEQSLNQPLNAYTLDVVVEDVVEVMDHLQIEKGHMVGLSLGTIVIQAMFEHHPERIASVVLGGAIVKFNVRSTLLIRLGSLVQSFVPYMWLYQLFAWILLPKKRHKKSRMMFVRDAANLCQREFIRWFKMTENMNPLLRHFSSIETNVPILYIMGDEDYMFLEAVERTAKHQPTARVQVVTDSGHVVNVDQPDHFNSISMAFIDQQVGSLAVSTS, encoded by the coding sequence ATGTTGCATTATAAAACGTACACATTAAGCGACGACCACCCTTGGGTCATCTTCATCCATGGCGCGGGTGGAAGTCTGTCGCATTGGTATCGTCAAATTCGGCCGTTCAAAAAGAAATATAACGTGCTCTTGCTCGACCTGCGCGGACACGGCGGCTCTTACAACGCAGAACAGTCGTTGAATCAACCGCTGAACGCGTACACGCTCGACGTCGTTGTCGAAGACGTCGTCGAGGTCATGGACCACTTACAGATTGAAAAAGGTCACATGGTCGGCCTATCGCTCGGGACGATCGTCATTCAAGCGATGTTCGAGCACCATCCGGAACGGATCGCTTCGGTCGTGCTCGGTGGGGCCATCGTCAAGTTCAACGTCCGCTCGACGTTGTTGATCCGACTCGGTAGTCTCGTGCAGAGCTTCGTGCCGTACATGTGGCTGTATCAGCTGTTCGCGTGGATCTTGTTACCGAAAAAACGTCATAAGAAATCGCGCATGATGTTCGTCCGTGATGCAGCCAACTTATGTCAGCGCGAGTTTATCCGCTGGTTCAAGATGACCGAGAATATGAATCCATTGCTTCGCCATTTCTCTTCGATCGAGACGAACGTACCGATTCTCTATATTATGGGTGACGAGGACTACATGTTCCTTGAAGCCGTCGAACGGACCGCGAAACATCAACCGACGGCTCGGGTCCAAGTCGTCACTGACTCGGGTCACGTCGTCAATGTCGACCAACCCGATCATTTCAATTCGATCTCGATGGCATTCATCGATCAACAAGTTGGCTCACTGGCAGTCAGCACGTCTTAA
- the rnhC gene encoding ribonuclease HIII — translation MGNQVIKLSTAAQEELIASYQMHAVKPPPYARFSAKTPQCVITVYNSGKVMFQGRDADTEAAKWGTSIKKEPSVPKNVLPEGFSDWSVIGSDEVGKGDYFGPLVVVAAYVPKEKIALVKELGVKDSKLLSDTEIVRIAKDLHVTITYQKATLHNPAYNKMQRTMTQGKMTAIAHNAALSALLKKLDATPDAILIDQFAEQNVYYNHLRSEKAVVKNDVYFSTKAEGLHVAVAAASILARALFLKEMDKLSATLGVTLPKGAGAKVDQVAAELIIRYGQSRLNEIAKVHFANTKKAIRLSELKR, via the coding sequence TTGGGCAATCAAGTCATCAAATTGTCGACCGCAGCCCAAGAAGAACTCATTGCGAGTTACCAGATGCATGCGGTCAAGCCACCACCATACGCGCGGTTTAGCGCCAAGACACCTCAGTGTGTGATTACCGTCTACAATTCGGGTAAAGTCATGTTCCAAGGACGCGATGCCGACACGGAAGCCGCCAAATGGGGAACGAGCATAAAAAAAGAACCGAGTGTTCCAAAAAATGTTCTACCGGAAGGCTTTTCGGATTGGTCTGTCATCGGGAGTGACGAAGTTGGGAAAGGTGATTATTTCGGACCGCTCGTCGTCGTCGCTGCCTACGTGCCAAAAGAGAAAATCGCTCTCGTCAAAGAGCTCGGCGTCAAAGATTCCAAGTTGTTATCGGACACAGAGATCGTCCGCATCGCCAAAGATTTGCACGTCACCATCACGTATCAGAAAGCGACGTTGCACAATCCGGCATATAATAAGATGCAACGGACGATGACGCAAGGCAAAATGACGGCCATCGCCCATAATGCCGCCTTGTCGGCCTTATTAAAGAAGCTCGATGCGACGCCTGACGCGATTTTAATCGACCAGTTTGCTGAACAGAACGTCTATTACAACCATTTACGGTCTGAAAAGGCGGTCGTCAAAAACGATGTCTATTTCTCGACGAAAGCGGAAGGACTGCACGTCGCCGTGGCCGCCGCCTCGATTCTCGCCCGCGCCCTCTTTTTAAAAGAAATGGACAAGTTGAGTGCGACACTCGGCGTCACGTTACCGAAAGGCGCCGGCGCCAAAGTCGACCAAGTCGCGGCCGAATTGATTATCCGTTACGGCCAATCTCGTTTGAATGAGATCGCGAAAGTTCACTTCGCCAACACGAAAAAAGCGATCCGGTTGAGCGAGTTGAAACGATAG
- a CDS encoding NfeD family protein — MESLDQLYWWVLIIAGLGTFVYMIFSDAFDIFDGWFNPAVILSFLALGAGIGLILNALAHVSPMIGLAVALVGSFALTTLLYLFVLLPLSNAEESIGMTDESLVGLVGRLTVPVPEGGYGEVLVESVIGSILKTAQSVDGKAIPSDRRVIIIEVERNIAVVMEYDEPTIRKEF, encoded by the coding sequence ATGGAATCGTTAGATCAGCTGTATTGGTGGGTACTCATCATCGCCGGTCTCGGTACATTCGTGTACATGATTTTTTCAGATGCGTTCGATATATTTGATGGTTGGTTCAATCCCGCTGTCATCTTATCCTTTTTAGCGCTCGGTGCGGGTATCGGTCTGATTCTGAACGCGCTCGCCCATGTGTCCCCGATGATTGGACTTGCCGTCGCGCTTGTCGGCTCATTCGCGCTCACGACGCTCCTGTACTTATTTGTCCTCTTGCCGTTATCGAACGCGGAAGAATCGATAGGGATGACCGATGAATCGCTCGTCGGACTCGTCGGGCGGTTGACCGTCCCCGTTCCTGAAGGCGGCTACGGTGAAGTACTCGTCGAATCGGTCATCGGTTCGATTTTGAAGACGGCCCAAAGTGTGGACGGCAAGGCGATTCCTAGTGATCGCCGTGTCATCATCATCGAAGTCGAACGAAACATTGCGGTTGTCATGGAATATGACGAACCGACAATCCGAAAGGAGTTTTAA
- a CDS encoding flotillin family protein, which yields MSTAILVSIIVGVILLALIFVFVLKYRTVGPDEALIVTGSYLGKKNVHSDASGNRVKIIRGGGTFVLPVFQQAEPLSLLSSKLEVTTPEVYTEQGVPVMADGTAIIKIGGSISEIATAAEQFLGKPKIERENEAKEVLEGHLRSILGSMTVEEIYKNRDKFSQEVQRVASQDLAKMGLVIVSFTIKDVRDKNGYLESLGKPRIAQVKRDADIATAEADKETRIKQAEAMKDAKKAELERASEIAEAEKENQLRIAAYRREQDVAKARADQAYELEEARAKQEVTEQQMQVQIIERQKQIELEEKEIMRREKQYDSEVKKKADADRYAIEQSAEADKARQIAAADAEKYRIEAEAKADAERVRLAGVAEADSERAKGEAEAEIIRLTGLAEAEAKQKIAEAFEQYGQAAILDMVVKMLPDYAKQIAAPLGNIDKITVVDTGSGKDGGAGKVTGYATDLMASLQQTLKASSGIDMKDLLDNFAGKGNVQPSANRELSESTFAATEE from the coding sequence ATGAGCACAGCCATTTTAGTCAGTATTATCGTCGGGGTGATCTTGCTCGCCTTGATTTTCGTATTCGTCTTGAAATATCGTACAGTCGGACCGGATGAGGCGCTCATCGTCACAGGTAGCTACTTGGGCAAAAAGAACGTCCATAGCGATGCGTCAGGCAATCGCGTGAAGATCATTCGTGGAGGCGGGACGTTCGTCTTGCCGGTGTTCCAGCAGGCAGAACCGCTCAGCCTTCTTTCGAGCAAACTTGAAGTCACGACACCGGAAGTGTATACCGAGCAAGGCGTGCCGGTCATGGCGGACGGAACGGCCATCATCAAAATCGGTGGCTCGATTAGCGAAATCGCCACGGCGGCAGAGCAGTTCCTCGGCAAGCCGAAAATCGAACGCGAGAACGAGGCGAAAGAAGTGCTCGAAGGTCACCTTCGTTCCATCCTCGGTTCAATGACGGTCGAAGAGATTTATAAGAACCGCGACAAGTTCTCACAAGAAGTCCAACGCGTCGCCTCACAAGATTTGGCCAAGATGGGCCTCGTCATCGTCTCGTTCACGATTAAAGACGTCCGCGACAAGAACGGCTATCTCGAATCGCTCGGTAAACCGCGAATCGCGCAAGTGAAACGAGATGCCGATATCGCGACGGCCGAAGCGGACAAAGAGACACGGATCAAACAAGCGGAAGCGATGAAAGATGCGAAGAAAGCGGAACTTGAACGCGCTTCTGAAATCGCCGAAGCCGAGAAAGAGAATCAGCTTCGCATCGCGGCTTATCGCCGCGAGCAAGACGTCGCCAAAGCCCGGGCCGACCAAGCGTATGAACTTGAAGAAGCCCGCGCTAAACAAGAAGTTACGGAGCAACAGATGCAAGTCCAAATCATCGAGCGTCAAAAACAAATCGAGCTCGAAGAGAAAGAGATTATGCGTCGTGAGAAGCAATACGATTCAGAAGTGAAGAAGAAGGCCGATGCCGATCGCTATGCGATCGAACAGTCAGCCGAAGCCGACAAGGCGCGTCAAATCGCCGCAGCCGACGCCGAGAAGTACCGCATCGAAGCGGAAGCGAAAGCCGATGCCGAACGTGTCCGTCTCGCCGGTGTGGCCGAAGCTGATTCGGAACGGGCCAAAGGGGAAGCCGAAGCCGAGATTATCCGCTTGACGGGTCTCGCCGAAGCCGAAGCGAAACAAAAGATCGCCGAAGCGTTCGAACAGTACGGACAGGCTGCCATTCTCGACATGGTCGTCAAGATGCTTCCGGACTATGCGAAACAAATCGCAGCTCCGCTTGGCAATATCGACAAGATCACGGTCGTCGATACGGGCAGCGGCAAAGATGGGGGGGCCGGCAAAGTCACAGGCTACGCTACTGACTTGATGGCTTCACTCCAACAGACGCTCAAAGCGTCATCAGGAATCGACATGAAAGATTTACTCGACAACTTTGCTGGAAAAGGCAACGTCCAACCGAGCGCGAATCGCGAATTGAGCGAATCGACGTTCGCCGCGACGGAAGAGTGA
- a CDS encoding BMP family lipoprotein — protein MKKSLIIGLLAACVTLLPGCQSVIDQPEATVETRQSMGVVLSDVGLGDQSFSDAAMRGMGQLRETGDWFVDYRELAETETYKAGFEQLVADGHDVIIGLGFACQEDLEAVAAEHPEQQFALIDAVSTLPNVMSVTFQETEGSALAGAVAGLETESNKIGFIGGVDNELIQKFGTGFELGAKSVNEDVTMLVDYANDFASPEIGRKLAEKQIEAGADVLYAAAGLTGVGVLETAERNGVKAIGVDSDQSMIAPDAVITSMLKQVDLAIVEIADRVEEKAFNAHVELGIDQGGVGLAAIRRVQWDDEETKRFEAFQKQLMEGTLK, from the coding sequence ATGAAGAAATCACTCATCATCGGCTTGTTGGCTGCATGTGTGACTTTGTTGCCAGGTTGTCAGTCTGTGATTGACCAGCCCGAAGCAACCGTTGAAACCCGTCAATCGATGGGCGTCGTGTTGTCTGATGTTGGTCTCGGGGACCAATCGTTCAGCGACGCGGCGATGCGCGGCATGGGACAACTCCGTGAGACGGGGGACTGGTTCGTCGATTACCGCGAGCTTGCAGAGACAGAGACATATAAAGCCGGGTTCGAACAGCTCGTCGCCGACGGGCATGATGTCATCATCGGGCTCGGATTCGCTTGTCAAGAAGACTTGGAAGCGGTGGCGGCCGAACATCCGGAGCAACAGTTCGCGTTGATTGACGCGGTATCGACGTTACCGAACGTCATGTCGGTAACGTTCCAAGAGACGGAAGGGAGCGCACTCGCTGGGGCAGTGGCGGGACTTGAGACCGAATCGAACAAAATCGGCTTTATCGGGGGCGTCGACAACGAACTGATTCAAAAGTTCGGGACCGGCTTCGAGCTCGGAGCGAAGAGTGTAAATGAAGACGTGACGATGCTCGTCGATTACGCCAATGATTTTGCTTCACCTGAAATCGGGCGCAAATTGGCGGAAAAGCAGATCGAAGCCGGCGCAGACGTGCTGTACGCGGCTGCCGGGCTGACGGGGGTCGGTGTATTAGAGACGGCTGAGCGCAACGGGGTCAAGGCCATCGGTGTCGATAGTGATCAATCGATGATCGCGCCGGACGCGGTCATCACATCAATGTTGAAACAAGTCGACTTGGCCATCGTCGAGATTGCGGACCGGGTCGAAGAAAAGGCGTTCAACGCCCATGTCGAACTCGGCATCGATCAAGGCGGTGTCGGTTTGGCCGCTATTCGTCGTGTCCAGTGGGATGACGAAGAGACGAAACGGTTCGAAGCGTTTCAGAAACAGTTGATGGAGGGGACGCTGAAATGA
- a CDS encoding methyl-accepting chemotaxis protein, producing MSLRKRFIFSTVFTVLLIVLMMSYVLSTLNRLQTYNEQYGTQMIELSQLETSLLQEQSLWTSLGEQMSQSTLTQLERIRATNTETFTTLKQTYLIPEFANHLERATMKYERIGAEVETAEAGGIAARIQAAKLEGVLNDVNTLLLKNGTFYEALQAEAASETKRLLLVSVLLTVFVIGALSVYNFFFARSITHPLERNVEAAEAIAAGRLITLPDSTRRDEIGRLERAMREMTMSLQTVIGSIRVTSMKVNDMTETAAAENESVVSTTSNITNAVDEMANGAQSIATELQETLESVGIMATSFETSLNQTKQTTEQTTEMTREVAAGIETLTDQEAILERSSKRNASLVNRMDDFARKTEEIEKMAKLVEDVAAQTNLLALNAAIEAARAGEAGRGFAVVASEVKKLAEESNVATRSIFGVVQTIRDEVGRLTDMVEESSREQTAQLEAFGLTKQAFNRIHDRTDDVASFVSTIEREMVASSSEVTNVLKRVEEVSGVTEELAAGNEEVAASMKEQQASFDQIFALMQELEGQAAALASQVQHFEEH from the coding sequence ATGAGCTTACGGAAACGGTTTATCTTTTCGACCGTCTTCACGGTCTTATTGATTGTCTTGATGATGAGTTACGTCTTATCGACGCTCAACCGTCTGCAGACGTATAATGAGCAGTACGGTACACAGATGATCGAATTGTCTCAGCTCGAGACGTCGCTGTTGCAGGAACAGTCGCTTTGGACATCGCTCGGTGAGCAGATGAGCCAATCGACGCTGACGCAGCTCGAGCGGATCCGGGCGACGAATACGGAGACGTTCACGACATTGAAACAAACGTACCTCATCCCTGAGTTCGCGAATCATCTTGAACGTGCGACGATGAAGTATGAGCGGATTGGAGCCGAAGTCGAGACGGCCGAGGCTGGCGGGATCGCGGCCCGGATTCAAGCGGCGAAGCTCGAAGGCGTATTGAACGACGTGAACACGCTCCTCTTGAAAAATGGAACGTTCTATGAGGCGTTGCAGGCCGAGGCGGCGAGCGAGACGAAGCGTCTCTTGCTCGTGTCGGTATTGTTGACGGTCTTCGTTATCGGAGCGCTCAGTGTATACAATTTCTTCTTTGCCCGCTCGATCACCCATCCGCTCGAACGGAATGTCGAGGCGGCGGAAGCGATCGCGGCCGGTCGATTGATCACGTTGCCGGATTCGACGCGACGTGATGAAATCGGACGCTTAGAACGAGCGATGCGAGAGATGACAATGTCGCTGCAGACGGTCATCGGTTCCATCCGTGTCACGTCGATGAAAGTGAACGATATGACGGAGACGGCGGCCGCAGAGAACGAGTCCGTGGTCAGCACGACATCGAACATCACGAACGCCGTCGATGAGATGGCAAACGGGGCGCAGTCGATTGCGACCGAACTGCAAGAGACGCTCGAATCGGTCGGTATCATGGCGACTTCATTCGAGACGAGTTTGAACCAGACGAAGCAGACGACCGAACAGACGACTGAGATGACGCGCGAAGTCGCGGCCGGCATCGAGACGTTGACGGACCAGGAAGCGATTTTAGAGCGTTCGAGCAAACGCAACGCATCGCTCGTCAATCGGATGGACGACTTCGCCCGGAAGACGGAAGAAATCGAGAAGATGGCGAAGCTCGTGGAAGATGTCGCCGCCCAGACGAACTTGCTCGCCTTGAACGCGGCCATCGAGGCCGCACGGGCCGGAGAGGCCGGACGAGGGTTTGCCGTCGTCGCCAGCGAAGTGAAGAAGTTGGCCGAGGAAAGCAACGTGGCGACACGCTCCATCTTTGGCGTCGTCCAGACGATTCGAGACGAAGTCGGCCGTTTGACGGATATGGTCGAAGAGTCGAGTCGGGAACAGACGGCACAGCTCGAGGCGTTCGGGTTGACGAAACAAGCGTTCAACCGGATCCATGACCGTACCGACGATGTCGCCTCGTTCGTCAGCACGATCGAACGTGAGATGGTCGCGTCAAGTTCGGAAGTGACGAACGTCTTGAAACGGGTCGAGGAAGTGAGCGGCGTCACCGAAGAACTTGCGGCAGGGAACGAGGAAGTCGCAGCCTCGATGAAAGAACAGCAGGCGAGCTTCGATCAGATTTTCGCCTTGATGCAAGAATTAGAAGGACAGGCTGCGGCACTCGCGAGCCAAGTCCAACATTTTGAAGAGCACTGA
- a CDS encoding helix-hairpin-helix domain-containing protein: MEKWKRYVVVLLIGLFIGVGYMFYSKEPETPMVEQFVVTPEPEAEPNVTTEVVVYVTGAVEAPDMYTMPNGARVGDVLSLAVLTDEADPEQLNLAQLLVDGTKVTVPKKGETLVSQPNEDASGGTNGVHVNSATKEELMTVPGIGPAKAEAILNHLKQNGPFKSYEDIGDVKGFGEKTLESMKGYLLVP; encoded by the coding sequence ATGGAAAAGTGGAAGCGATATGTCGTCGTGCTGCTGATCGGACTGTTTATCGGGGTGGGCTATATGTTTTATTCGAAAGAGCCGGAGACGCCGATGGTCGAACAGTTCGTCGTGACACCCGAACCGGAAGCTGAACCGAATGTCACGACCGAAGTCGTCGTCTACGTGACCGGGGCGGTCGAGGCACCGGATATGTACACGATGCCTAACGGGGCTCGTGTCGGTGACGTACTGTCACTCGCCGTCTTGACGGATGAGGCTGATCCTGAGCAATTGAACTTGGCCCAACTGCTCGTCGACGGGACGAAAGTGACGGTCCCGAAAAAAGGCGAGACACTTGTGAGTCAACCGAATGAAGACGCGTCCGGCGGGACGAACGGGGTCCATGTCAACAGTGCGACGAAAGAAGAGCTGATGACCGTACCGGGAATCGGTCCGGCCAAAGCCGAAGCCATCCTCAACCACTTGAAACAGAACGGCCCGTTCAAGTCATACGAAGACATCGGTGACGTCAAAGGGTTCGGTGAGAAGACGTTAGAGAGCATGAAAGGTTATTTATTGGTCCCGTGA